One region of Paenibacillus polymyxa M1 genomic DNA includes:
- a CDS encoding GerAB/ArcD/ProY family transporter yields the protein MARGKKTDKITTLQTTAIVVCFMLAAGLLTLPRVAVEAAKTPDAWISVILAGAATFLFGWVIVKLSSRFPESTFYQYVQRITGKFIGKGIGMLIVIYFVCIAAFEIRSVEEVTSFFLLEGTPAWAISAPFMWLSLYLCMGGVGSLGKICQLIFPVSAAIFLLICLLSLNIFELNNLRPVLSEGVMPVLRTLKTTILTLTGTESLLIILCRMEKPEKATKAIGLAIGIAVAFYTATLILCIGAFSLEGVLSRTWPFLDLARSFEVEYLLLERFESLLLTIWIMQIFATFSIAFYCASLGVSQILNSSYSKMLFILLPFIYLLSQIPKNLNELFSFGTVIGNVAFALFALLPLPLLLISYWRGARS from the coding sequence ATGGCCCGTGGGAAAAAAACGGATAAAATTACAACGTTACAGACGACGGCAATTGTGGTTTGCTTTATGCTGGCTGCCGGGTTGCTTACCCTTCCCAGAGTAGCCGTTGAAGCTGCAAAAACACCGGATGCGTGGATATCTGTCATTCTAGCAGGGGCGGCCACTTTCCTGTTCGGATGGGTTATAGTCAAACTAAGCTCGCGATTTCCAGAAAGCACCTTTTACCAGTATGTTCAGCGGATAACAGGCAAATTCATTGGCAAAGGGATTGGCATGCTGATTGTTATTTATTTTGTTTGTATAGCCGCATTTGAAATCCGATCTGTGGAGGAAGTAACGTCGTTCTTTCTGCTTGAAGGCACTCCGGCGTGGGCGATTTCAGCACCTTTTATGTGGCTCTCTCTGTACCTATGCATGGGGGGAGTGGGTTCATTAGGAAAGATATGTCAACTGATATTTCCGGTTTCGGCGGCTATCTTTTTGCTGATCTGCTTGCTGAGTTTAAATATTTTTGAATTGAATAACTTGCGTCCTGTCTTGTCGGAGGGGGTAATGCCAGTGCTTAGAACGCTCAAGACTACAATCCTGACATTAACGGGGACAGAGTCCTTGCTGATTATTCTTTGTCGGATGGAAAAACCTGAGAAGGCAACGAAGGCAATCGGACTGGCGATCGGGATCGCGGTCGCCTTTTATACAGCTACGCTGATCCTCTGCATTGGCGCTTTTTCGTTGGAAGGAGTCTTGAGCAGAACCTGGCCATTTCTAGATTTGGCCCGCAGCTTTGAAGTGGAGTATCTGTTATTGGAACGATTCGAATCCTTATTGTTGACCATTTGGATCATGCAGATTTTTGCCACATTCAGTATTGCTTTTTATTGTGCTTCGCTCGGAGTATCTCAAATTTTGAATAGCTCTTATTCCAAGATGTTGTTCATTTTGCTTCCGTTTATCTACCTCTTATCCCAAATTCCGAAAAACTTGAATGAGCTATTTTCTTTTGGAACGGTTATCGGAAATGTAGCGTTCGCTTTATTCGCGCTACTTCCACTGCCACTGTTGCTTATTTCGTACTGGAGGGGGGCACGCTCATGA
- a CDS encoding Ger(x)C family spore germination protein, whose protein sequence is MNRVRVQSGLLGLMALLMCCTLSGCWSSSPVEDLNLETGIALDIAEESSQEKQINQEGGNYPKKDLITGTFQFVIPEESGGSNSSSPQAKKFFNITETGDSVFEMIREISLRTNRPPIGQHLKTVIISSSLLRKIPLYELLDFFLGDNDIRPSVQLLISTEKAGHALQEKIPGQIPAYILKDIFQNRKRNARLIKPMALVKVIGPMKGERSFILPNVITAENEIKLAGAGIIKGKTQTYGGYLNESEVEGLMWIKGDLKGGVLKSSDPKTGKNIAYEIKAVKSKIKAIVQGDDIFFQVKMTSEGRVSEVHKKNENLRNNNVLGQEESLFQEKVNSLAEQTVAKMQKLKVDVGGFGEALRIQHPKVWRKVKKDWDTTFSTIPVRFSTDIHIEDYGSSITTAD, encoded by the coding sequence ATGAATCGTGTTCGTGTCCAGTCAGGATTACTCGGATTGATGGCTCTTCTGATGTGCTGTACACTTTCAGGTTGCTGGAGCAGTTCACCAGTGGAGGATCTAAATCTGGAGACAGGTATTGCTTTGGATATAGCGGAAGAATCCTCGCAAGAAAAACAAATTAATCAGGAAGGGGGAAATTATCCAAAAAAGGATTTAATTACAGGAACCTTTCAATTTGTCATTCCAGAGGAAAGCGGCGGCTCCAACAGCTCCTCTCCACAAGCCAAAAAATTTTTTAATATTACGGAAACAGGAGATTCTGTTTTTGAAATGATAAGAGAAATTTCTTTGCGGACCAATCGTCCTCCTATTGGGCAACATTTGAAAACCGTTATTATCAGCTCCAGTCTGCTTCGCAAGATTCCGTTGTATGAGCTGCTGGACTTTTTCTTGGGGGATAATGACATTCGGCCCAGCGTACAGCTACTGATTAGTACAGAAAAGGCGGGTCATGCGCTTCAAGAGAAAATTCCTGGTCAGATTCCTGCCTATATTTTAAAGGATATTTTCCAAAACCGGAAACGGAACGCACGGTTGATAAAACCCATGGCTTTGGTTAAAGTGATTGGACCCATGAAGGGCGAAAGAAGCTTTATATTGCCCAATGTCATTACAGCAGAGAATGAAATCAAGCTTGCAGGTGCGGGAATCATTAAGGGAAAGACGCAAACATACGGTGGTTATCTGAATGAGTCAGAGGTGGAGGGTCTTATGTGGATCAAAGGCGATCTGAAGGGAGGCGTGCTGAAAAGCAGCGATCCGAAGACCGGTAAAAACATAGCATATGAGATCAAAGCGGTGAAAAGCAAGATCAAGGCCATCGTTCAGGGGGATGACATTTTCTTTCAGGTCAAAATGACCTCCGAAGGACGTGTTTCAGAGGTGCATAAAAAGAATGAAAATTTGCGCAACAACAATGTGCTTGGACAAGAAGAGAGTCTTTTTCAGGAGAAAGTGAATTCATTGGCTGAACAAACCGTAGCTAAAATGCAAAAACTGAAGGTTGATGTGGGAGGTTTCGGAGAAGCCTTGAGGATTCAACATCCTAAAGTTTGGCGTAAGGTCAAAAAGGATTGGGATACCACCTTCAGCACCATTCCCGTAAGGTTTAGCACAGATATTCATATTGAAGATTACGGCTCTTCGATTACGACGGCAGACTGA
- a CDS encoding PadR family transcriptional regulator: protein MKRTLKYAILGLVHKEEMSGYDITSQFKQEIGQFWSAKHSQIYPELKRLTEEGLIEYRTSITGAKLEKKLYCITPKGTQELTEWLLSPKELPETEKDEFMLMLYFSAAIPKEESKRLFEDQIAKREEKLEYLYESKKSLQRLDENLQVPGSSQFGHYLVLSRAINREESYITWLKETLSLFK, encoded by the coding sequence TTGAAACGCACATTAAAATATGCCATTTTGGGTCTGGTTCACAAAGAGGAAATGAGCGGCTATGATATTACGAGCCAATTCAAGCAGGAAATCGGACAATTTTGGAGCGCCAAGCACAGTCAGATTTACCCCGAGCTTAAAAGGCTGACCGAAGAGGGACTCATTGAATATCGCACGTCCATTACGGGAGCCAAGCTGGAAAAGAAGCTGTACTGTATAACCCCCAAAGGGACCCAGGAGCTAACTGAATGGCTGCTAAGCCCCAAAGAGTTACCGGAAACAGAAAAGGATGAGTTTATGCTTATGCTGTATTTCTCAGCAGCCATCCCCAAAGAAGAAAGCAAGCGCTTGTTCGAGGACCAGATTGCCAAACGAGAAGAAAAGCTGGAATACCTGTACGAAAGTAAAAAATCCCTTCAACGGTTGGACGAGAACCTTCAAGTGCCCGGATCTAGTCAATTCGGCCATTATTTAGTGCTGAGCCGTGCTATTAATCGGGAAGAAAGCTATATTACATGGCTGAAAGAAACACTATCTCTATTTAAATAG
- a CDS encoding phenolic acid decarboxylase: MDKFIGSHMIYTYENGWEYEIYIKNEDTIDYRIHSGMVGGRWVRDQKVNLVKLVENVYKVSWTEPTGTDVSLNFMPEEKRMHGIIFFPKWVHEHPEITVRYQNDFIPLMEESREKYETYPKYVVPEFADITFIENAGVNNEQLISQAPYAGMTDDIRAGKLQV, from the coding sequence ATGGACAAGTTTATCGGCAGTCACATGATTTACACCTATGAGAATGGCTGGGAGTACGAAATATATATTAAAAATGAGGATACGATTGATTATCGCATTCATAGTGGGATGGTAGGCGGACGCTGGGTACGTGATCAGAAGGTCAATCTGGTGAAGCTGGTAGAGAATGTGTATAAAGTATCGTGGACCGAACCGACAGGCACAGACGTTTCCCTGAACTTTATGCCTGAGGAAAAACGGATGCATGGCATTATTTTCTTCCCAAAATGGGTTCATGAGCATCCGGAAATCACAGTACGCTACCAAAACGATTTTATTCCGCTGATGGAAGAATCGCGTGAAAAGTATGAAACGTATCCGAAGTATGTGGTTCCTGAATTTGCGGATATTACCTTCATCGAAAATGCAGGTGTAAACAACGAACAATTAATCTCCCAAGCGCCTTACGCTGGAATGACAGACGACATACGCGCAGGGAAGCTGCAAGTGTAA
- a CDS encoding winged helix-turn-helix transcriptional regulator has product MNITTVKDRIDLKLINCDKELTLAVIGGKWKLIILWHLGMEGTKRFGELKKLIPHITQKMLTNQLRELEEDKLILRTVYPVVPPHVEYSLTEHGESLIPVLRAMYDWGSNYRENVIWKEEKEEVIQDVTPV; this is encoded by the coding sequence ATGAACATCACAACTGTAAAAGACCGGATTGATTTGAAACTGATTAATTGTGATAAAGAATTGACTCTCGCGGTCATCGGTGGCAAATGGAAGCTGATTATTTTGTGGCATCTTGGTATGGAAGGCACCAAGCGGTTCGGTGAATTGAAGAAGCTGATCCCCCACATCACGCAAAAAATGCTGACCAATCAATTACGCGAGCTGGAAGAAGATAAACTCATTCTGCGTACAGTCTATCCTGTCGTCCCTCCACATGTGGAATATTCACTGACCGAGCATGGTGAAAGCTTGATTCCGGTACTGCGAGCGATGTACGATTGGGGATCTAACTATCGCGAGAACGTGATCTGGAAAGAAGAAAAAGAAGAAGTGATTCAGGATGTAACACCCGTGTGA
- a CDS encoding glycoside hydrolase family 30 protein has protein sequence MSNQTIQWFSTSKANAWKSQAHHLTETQESADLTLTGEAYQLVEGFGGCFNELSYVALNHLDSEEREQVLHALFHPEGEHKFTICRLPIGASDYALEWYSHNETDGDMEMKHFSIERDQQYLIPFIREALQLNPDLKLFASPWSPPTWMKSPKAYNYGTLRWEKDILKAYALYFVKFVQAYRKAGITIHQVHVQNEVIADQKFPSCVWTGEQLREFIRNYLGPAFEEHGLDTEIWLGTINAPDPWEELMKKTSTGFDEYAHTVLSDPEAYKYIKGVGYQWAGKNAIQRTVASYPELRYMQTENECGNGENSWDYAKYVYNLYQHYFTNGVNAYIYWNMVLEPKGKSTWGWEQNSMITVDPANRKPILNPEYYVMKHFSHFVLPGARRIGIRGSWAGNAVAFQNTDGQKVLVIANPFKESRVLNLSVGETTHRLELEPESFNTIVIPA, from the coding sequence ATGAGCAATCAAACCATTCAGTGGTTTTCCACTTCCAAAGCTAATGCTTGGAAATCCCAAGCTCATCATTTGACCGAAACCCAAGAGAGTGCCGACCTAACCCTTACGGGAGAAGCATATCAGCTCGTCGAGGGCTTTGGCGGCTGTTTTAATGAATTGAGTTATGTAGCTCTGAATCATTTGGACAGCGAAGAACGAGAGCAGGTGCTTCATGCTCTCTTTCACCCGGAGGGCGAGCACAAATTCACAATCTGCCGACTTCCTATTGGAGCGAGTGATTACGCGCTGGAATGGTACAGCCACAATGAAACGGATGGCGACATGGAGATGAAGCACTTTTCCATTGAGCGCGATCAGCAATATCTCATACCTTTTATTCGGGAAGCGTTACAACTCAATCCAGACTTGAAGCTGTTCGCCTCACCCTGGAGTCCACCGACATGGATGAAATCACCCAAAGCTTACAATTACGGCACACTGCGCTGGGAAAAGGATATTTTGAAAGCGTATGCATTGTACTTTGTCAAATTTGTTCAGGCATACCGCAAGGCAGGCATTACGATTCACCAGGTTCATGTTCAAAATGAAGTCATTGCCGATCAGAAGTTCCCTTCCTGTGTATGGACCGGAGAACAGCTGCGTGAATTTATTCGCAACTATTTGGGGCCCGCTTTTGAGGAACATGGGCTGGATACAGAGATTTGGCTGGGTACCATTAACGCCCCTGATCCGTGGGAGGAATTAATGAAAAAGACGTCGACCGGATTTGATGAGTATGCCCACACCGTGTTGAGTGACCCCGAGGCCTATAAATATATTAAAGGGGTAGGCTATCAATGGGCAGGCAAAAATGCCATTCAGCGCACTGTAGCCAGCTATCCTGAGCTTCGTTACATGCAAACCGAAAATGAATGCGGAAACGGAGAAAACTCATGGGACTACGCCAAATACGTATATAACCTGTATCAGCACTATTTCACCAATGGTGTGAATGCTTATATTTACTGGAATATGGTTTTGGAGCCGAAAGGCAAGAGCACATGGGGCTGGGAGCAAAATTCGATGATCACCGTGGATCCAGCGAATCGAAAACCTATTCTGAACCCGGAATATTACGTTATGAAGCACTTTTCTCATTTTGTATTACCAGGGGCCAGACGCATTGGAATTCGGGGTTCATGGGCTGGAAATGCGGTTGCTTTTCAAAATACAGACGGACAAAAGGTTCTGGTCATCGCCAACCCGTTTAAGGAATCTCGCGTGCTGAATCTGTCTGTCGGAGAAACAACACACCGTTTGGAGCTGGAGCCGGAGTCCTTTAACACCATCGTTATTCCTGCTTAA
- a CDS encoding response regulator transcription factor, with the protein MNKRVLLVEDEIRIREVIADYFKQNNWEVYEAGNGKDALLWFDSVQPELIILDIMMPELDGWEVCRQVRSRSGVPIILLTAKSGDDDKILGFELGADDYVTKPFSPKVLIARANALMKRVEGHVQPESHILRFGSAMLNTMAHRLEVDQAEVELTPKEYELLRLLIHNKGIVVSRDAILNRVWGINFEGDTRVVDTHIKKLRSKLGRESRHIRTVFGTGYRFEEEE; encoded by the coding sequence TTGAATAAAAGAGTTCTTCTCGTGGAGGATGAAATACGTATTCGTGAAGTGATTGCGGATTATTTTAAACAAAATAATTGGGAAGTCTATGAAGCAGGCAATGGAAAAGATGCACTCCTCTGGTTCGATTCGGTGCAACCGGAACTAATTATACTCGATATTATGATGCCTGAGCTGGATGGCTGGGAAGTATGCCGTCAGGTACGCAGCCGTTCAGGGGTACCGATTATTTTGCTGACGGCCAAATCCGGTGATGATGATAAAATATTGGGCTTTGAGCTGGGGGCAGATGACTACGTGACCAAGCCTTTCAGTCCCAAGGTGCTGATTGCCCGCGCGAACGCACTGATGAAACGGGTGGAGGGGCATGTGCAGCCGGAGTCGCATATTTTGCGTTTTGGCAGTGCTATGCTCAACACGATGGCTCATCGGCTTGAGGTGGATCAGGCGGAAGTTGAATTGACGCCCAAGGAGTATGAGTTGCTGCGGCTGCTTATACATAATAAAGGCATCGTAGTTTCACGGGATGCGATACTGAACCGGGTGTGGGGTATCAATTTTGAAGGGGATACACGAGTTGTCGATACGCATATCAAAAAGCTGAGAAGTAAGCTGGGCCGTGAATCACGCCATATTCGCACGGTTTTTGGCACAGGCTACAGGTTCGAGGAGGAAGAATGA
- a CDS encoding sensor histidine kinase has product MNKRGVTFKLFIMTVVFFLCFYGMVILSQLLFFENFYQKQKIGRVESRLQSFGQSYVQEAWGSGRVSREAARFMLQNKNQLAIVTLDGKVKLDDAFHISLRKADGKVVKISLSLFMSEHGDELRAARIQPGDQVTVEGEMLGSDGISSANLIYPTGIQKLGFNNIGLNSEETSTNDSVRLSGTVTEIVLPDLKTWSQRQGLLFSALEEWFPLSQDHLERLKNFEVLEEDWTEPWTGVRNAVIVHPVRQSTGEIDLLFTVTSLQEISETNEALRWFYLYLGIGGFALILILSLFYSRMVTRPLITLNNTAKRMAKLDFTAHTPIRQNDELGSLSYSMYTLSQNLDTALRELQEANQQLVEDMEQKQRMEAVQQDFFANASHELKTPLSIIKGFAEGLQDGVSAGKQDHYMKVIVEEADKMERLVKDMLDLAKLESGTLKLRKATFILSELVEEVVDKLFHLLKEKKLEVVIIPANELPIHADIGWMEQVIINFVVNAIRHAEEGSSITIRIEGSGEVNTFSIENKGETIPDDQLELIWNRFYRAELSRSRQTGGTGLGLSIVKRILDLHEFRYKAENTKDGVRFVVIFGG; this is encoded by the coding sequence ATGAACAAACGGGGAGTTACCTTTAAGTTGTTCATTATGACAGTTGTGTTTTTCCTGTGTTTTTACGGTATGGTGATTTTAAGTCAGCTGCTGTTTTTTGAAAATTTTTATCAGAAACAGAAGATTGGGCGTGTAGAAAGCCGTTTGCAAAGCTTCGGTCAAAGTTATGTCCAGGAGGCTTGGGGATCGGGCAGGGTTTCGCGTGAGGCGGCCCGCTTCATGCTTCAGAATAAAAACCAGTTGGCGATTGTAACGTTGGACGGCAAAGTAAAGCTGGATGATGCGTTTCATATCAGTCTCAGAAAAGCAGATGGTAAAGTCGTTAAAATATCGCTGTCTCTATTTATGAGTGAGCACGGAGATGAGCTGAGAGCTGCCCGGATTCAGCCTGGTGATCAGGTCACTGTGGAAGGTGAGATGTTGGGATCTGACGGCATCTCTTCTGCCAATTTAATTTATCCAACAGGCATACAGAAGCTCGGTTTCAATAATATAGGTTTAAACTCGGAAGAGACAAGCACAAATGACAGTGTAAGGCTGTCCGGTACGGTGACAGAGATTGTACTGCCGGATCTGAAAACCTGGAGCCAGCGTCAAGGCCTGCTGTTTAGTGCGCTGGAGGAATGGTTTCCTTTATCCCAGGATCATCTGGAGAGGCTCAAAAATTTTGAAGTGTTGGAAGAAGATTGGACAGAACCTTGGACAGGGGTACGAAATGCAGTTATCGTCCATCCTGTTCGTCAGAGCACAGGCGAGATCGATCTCTTGTTCACTGTGACATCGTTGCAGGAAATCAGTGAGACGAATGAGGCTCTACGATGGTTTTATCTGTACCTGGGGATCGGCGGTTTTGCACTCATTCTGATTTTGTCCCTGTTCTATTCCCGAATGGTAACCCGTCCGCTCATTACTTTGAATAATACCGCCAAGCGGATGGCCAAGCTCGATTTTACAGCCCATACGCCAATCCGGCAGAATGATGAGCTGGGCAGCCTGTCCTACAGCATGTATACCCTGTCCCAGAACCTGGACACAGCTTTGCGCGAGCTTCAGGAGGCCAATCAGCAATTGGTCGAGGACATGGAACAGAAGCAGAGGATGGAGGCTGTGCAACAAGACTTTTTTGCCAATGCTTCTCATGAGCTGAAAACCCCGTTAAGTATCATCAAGGGATTCGCAGAAGGACTACAAGATGGGGTTAGCGCGGGGAAGCAGGATCATTATATGAAGGTCATTGTAGAGGAAGCGGACAAAATGGAGCGATTGGTCAAGGATATGCTAGACCTTGCCAAATTGGAGTCTGGAACCCTCAAGCTTCGCAAGGCGACCTTTATCCTGAGTGAGCTGGTGGAGGAGGTTGTGGATAAGCTATTCCATCTGTTGAAGGAGAAGAAGCTGGAAGTGGTTATTATTCCTGCCAATGAGCTGCCGATTCATGCCGATATAGGATGGATGGAACAGGTGATTATCAACTTTGTTGTCAACGCCATACGGCATGCCGAGGAAGGAAGCTCCATCACGATTCGTATCGAAGGCTCTGGGGAAGTCAATACGTTTTCCATTGAAAATAAGGGTGAGACCATCCCAGACGATCAGTTGGAGCTGATATGGAATCGTTTTTACCGGGCCGAGCTCTCCCGTAGCCGTCAGACAGGTGGGACAGGACTCGGGCTATCGATCGTTAAACGAATTCTCGATTTACACGAATTCCGCTATAAGGCGGAGAATACCAAGGACGGCGTCCGTTTTGTCGTTATATTCGGAGGCTAA
- the pssA gene encoding CDP-diacylglycerol--serine O-phosphatidyltransferase, with product MKWNWLPSLCTIANLGAGVLSLYFTIHEQYMTAFILVVVAALWDVLDGLLARLLHCSSDFGKQLDSLADVVSFGVAPAFLILLYKLGDTHWIGPLVAVLFVICGAVRLARFNLMAFSKGFVGMPITAAGVILSFMFLWSEHLKPGVLLALMVVLSFLMVSRIPFPSFKK from the coding sequence ATGAAATGGAATTGGTTGCCCTCACTATGCACGATTGCAAACCTGGGGGCAGGGGTCTTATCCCTGTATTTCACGATTCATGAGCAATACATGACCGCTTTTATTCTTGTGGTGGTGGCTGCTTTATGGGATGTATTAGACGGTTTGCTGGCAAGGCTGCTGCATTGCTCCAGTGATTTTGGCAAACAGCTTGATTCGCTGGCGGATGTGGTCTCATTTGGGGTTGCCCCTGCTTTCTTGATCTTGTTATACAAGCTGGGAGATACTCATTGGATAGGACCGCTTGTAGCTGTGTTGTTTGTGATATGCGGTGCGGTGAGGTTGGCAAGATTCAACCTGATGGCTTTTAGCAAAGGCTTTGTTGGCATGCCCATTACGGCCGCAGGTGTGATTTTGTCCTTTATGTTTTTATGGAGTGAGCATTTGAAGCCGGGGGTGTTGCTGGCACTCATGGTAGTGCTGTCATTCCTAATGGTTAGCCGTATTCCCTTCCCGTCCTTCAAAAAATAA
- a CDS encoding DedA family protein: protein MEWAISMITQYGYIAIFALLALGIIGLPVPDEIIMVFVGYLSSIMVLNYSLSILVSFIGAMTGMMISYTLGKKLGQPLVDKHGKWVGLTPKRFARVKGWFARFGLWTILFGYFIPGVRHATSYLSGISAMPVRKYMLVASAGSLVWTLIFISIGYIAGANINFH from the coding sequence ATGGAATGGGCCATCAGCATGATTACACAATACGGATATATCGCTATTTTTGCACTTCTTGCCCTTGGAATTATAGGGCTACCCGTTCCTGATGAAATTATTATGGTGTTTGTCGGCTATCTATCTTCTATCATGGTACTGAATTATTCCCTATCTATATTAGTCAGTTTCATTGGGGCGATGACAGGGATGATGATCAGTTACACGCTAGGCAAAAAGCTGGGTCAGCCATTGGTTGATAAGCACGGCAAGTGGGTGGGACTGACACCGAAGCGGTTTGCACGGGTAAAAGGATGGTTTGCACGCTTTGGGTTGTGGACCATTTTGTTCGGTTATTTTATTCCAGGAGTCAGACATGCAACAAGCTATTTGTCGGGGATTAGCGCGATGCCTGTCCGAAAATATATGCTGGTGGCCAGCGCCGGTTCTCTGGTATGGACACTGATCTTTATCTCTATTGGTTACATTGCGGGGGCGAATATAAATTTTCATTAA
- the psiE gene encoding phosphate-starvation-inducible protein PsiE: MNALMKYIEKLPGFLQIILNISLFLVGLILSFLLLKETWSIFSYVFLYTEADKNYYEFTEELLVFFLYFEFIALIVKYFKTNFHFPLRYFIYIGITAVIRLIIVDHDDAQNTFWWSIAILVMVGSLLIANSKLLKRES; this comes from the coding sequence TTGAATGCACTAATGAAGTATATTGAAAAGTTACCTGGTTTTCTGCAAATAATCTTGAACATCTCGCTGTTTCTGGTCGGGCTGATTTTAAGCTTCTTACTTCTAAAAGAAACATGGTCCATATTTTCATATGTGTTCTTGTATACAGAAGCCGACAAAAATTACTATGAATTCACGGAAGAACTGCTTGTATTCTTCTTGTATTTTGAATTCATTGCATTAATAGTTAAGTACTTTAAAACCAATTTTCATTTTCCATTACGTTATTTCATCTATATTGGGATTACGGCCGTCATCAGGCTCATTATTGTGGACCATGATGATGCTCAAAATACATTCTGGTGGTCCATTGCTATCCTAGTCATGGTAGGTTCTCTATTGATTGCTAACAGTAAATTATTAAAGAGAGAAAGTTAA
- a CDS encoding AI-2E family transporter, with translation MVRNWMNHAGVRRAAVLAIIVLLLFMLRSMMNIILLTLLLTILIGSIYNGVNKLIKRFANVPPMIVLLLVYGLLILIIVWGVYRMVPLISVQVKQVYLMIQQAYMYPDRNQWNETIIEFMDTLNVQRLFEPGWNAVMKISQLGTQLLVSIILSLFFLMEKSYITRFTATFVDSKLGWFFKEVGHFGRMFLGTFGKVLEAQLLISLINCILTTTALWIMGFPNLLGLALIIFLLGLVPVAGVFISLIPLGLIAFSVGGINYVIYLVILIVVIHAIEAYFLNPKLMSSKTNLPIFFTFVVLIFSEHLIGVWGLIVGIPLFVFFLDLIGVQRKQEKDT, from the coding sequence ATGGTAAGAAACTGGATGAATCATGCAGGCGTCAGGCGGGCAGCTGTCCTTGCGATAATCGTTTTACTGCTCTTTATGTTAAGAAGCATGATGAATATTATTTTGTTAACACTGTTGCTTACGATCTTGATTGGCAGTATATATAACGGTGTGAATAAGCTGATCAAGCGGTTCGCCAATGTGCCGCCTATGATCGTGCTGCTACTGGTATACGGGTTGCTGATCCTGATTATCGTGTGGGGAGTTTACCGAATGGTGCCGCTAATCAGCGTACAGGTCAAGCAGGTGTATCTCATGATTCAGCAAGCCTACATGTATCCTGATCGTAACCAATGGAACGAAACGATTATTGAATTTATGGACACGCTCAATGTTCAGCGGTTATTTGAGCCTGGCTGGAATGCGGTAATGAAAATCAGCCAACTGGGAACACAACTGCTGGTATCGATTATTTTGAGTTTGTTCTTTCTGATGGAAAAATCCTATATTACACGCTTTACAGCTACGTTTGTGGATAGTAAGCTGGGTTGGTTCTTCAAGGAAGTGGGCCATTTTGGACGCATGTTTCTGGGTACATTCGGGAAGGTGCTGGAAGCTCAACTATTGATTTCACTCATTAACTGTATATTGACGACGACAGCTCTTTGGATTATGGGTTTTCCCAATCTGCTCGGCCTCGCGCTCATTATATTCTTGTTGGGGTTGGTGCCAGTGGCGGGTGTATTTATTTCCCTGATCCCGCTCGGTCTGATTGCTTTTAGCGTCGGAGGAATCAATTATGTGATTTACTTGGTTATTCTGATCGTAGTTATTCATGCGATTGAAGCCTATTTCCTGAACCCGAAGCTGATGTCATCCAAAACCAATTTACCGATCTTCTTCACCTTTGTTGTATTGATCTTCTCTGAGCATCTAATTGGGGTGTGGGGCTTGATTGTAGGTATTCCGTTGTTTGTCTTCTTCCTTGACTTGATTGGAGTACAACGCAAGCAAGAGAAGGATACCTAA
- a CDS encoding NADPH-dependent FMN reductase, protein MIWVEQKIKVLAISGSLRQKSSNTALMKATIGLASENISFIVYDGLGDLPHFNPDLDVEEGPASVRELREQLKQADGVLICTPEYGNGVPGALKNALDWLVSSGEFVNKPTAVISASPSPMGGNLAHASLLLTLQMINAEIVENGKVIIPHITLKLNQEGIITNAETRQELEALLQGLGQACRGKV, encoded by the coding sequence ATGATATGGGTGGAACAAAAGATTAAGGTATTGGCTATATCGGGGAGCCTTCGTCAAAAGTCTTCCAACACCGCGCTTATGAAGGCTACTATTGGATTGGCTTCTGAAAATATATCATTCATAGTTTATGATGGATTGGGGGATCTGCCCCATTTTAATCCTGACTTGGATGTAGAGGAGGGGCCGGCTTCCGTAAGAGAGCTACGGGAGCAATTGAAACAAGCCGATGGAGTGCTGATCTGTACGCCGGAATATGGGAATGGTGTGCCGGGTGCTTTGAAAAATGCCTTGGACTGGCTCGTATCTTCAGGTGAATTTGTAAACAAGCCTACAGCGGTCATTAGCGCTTCACCGTCCCCTATGGGCGGCAATCTGGCTCATGCTTCGCTACTGCTCACATTGCAAATGATCAATGCAGAGATTGTGGAAAATGGAAAGGTCATTATTCCGCATATCACATTGAAGCTGAATCAAGAAGGCATCATTACAAATGCTGAAACTAGACAGGAGCTGGAAGCATTACTTCAAGGGCTTGGGCAAGCTTGCCGAGGAAAGGTATAG